The following proteins are co-located in the Megalobrama amblycephala isolate DHTTF-2021 linkage group LG12, ASM1881202v1, whole genome shotgun sequence genome:
- the fgf17 gene encoding fibroblast growth factor 17, with protein MYGINQRCLYISFHFFVVWCHAQGEKNHPSPNFKQYVREQGSLTDQLSRRQVRVYQLYSRTSGRHVQIQGKRVSATAEDGNTFARLYVETDTFGSRVRIKGAESGRYLCMNRRGKLVGKPNGRGRDCIFTEIVLENNYTAFQNAKYEGWYVAFSRKGRPIKASKTRENQREVHFIKRLHKGPLPFPNSDQPKHFEFISFPPTRRAKRNRKAHSAS; from the exons ATGTATGGAATAAATCAGCGCTGCTTGTACAT CTCTTTTCATTTCTTCGTGGTGTGGTGTCACGCGCAG GGGGAGAAGAATCACCCTTCTCCTAATTTTAAGCAGTATGTGAGGGAACAGGGCTCACTGACGGACCAGCTGAGCCGGCGGCAGGTTCGAGTCTACCAGCTGTACAGCCGAACCAGCGGCCGACACGTGCAGATCCAGGGCAAGAGAGTGAGCGCCACCGCCGAGGACGGGAACACTTTCG CCAGACTTTACGTGGAGACGGACACCTTCGGAAGTCGTGTTCGGATCAAAGGAGCAGAGAGCGGCAGATACCTCTGTATGAACCGCAGGGGGAAACTCGTGGGCAAG CCTAATGGCAGGGGAAGGGACTGCATCTTCACAGAGATCGTTCTGGAGAACAACTACACTGCCTTCCAGAACGCTAAATATGAAGGCTGGTACGTGGCCTTCAGCAGAAAGGGTCGGCCCATCAAGGCTTCCAAAACCAGGGAGAACCAGCGGGAAGTTCACTTCATCAAGCGCCTCCACAAAGGTCCTCTTCCCTTCCCCAACTCGGACCAACCCAAACACTTTGAGTTCATCAGCTTCCCTCCGACCCGACGGGCTAAACGCAACAGAAAAGCCCACTCCGCTTCCTAA